The Rhodococcus sp. X156 genome window below encodes:
- a CDS encoding NADH-quinone oxidoreductase subunit D yields the protein MSRDTSSERDTSPEAERDTTRPGTSDTGGADTRQAAEGTVPDSGGGQSRADGSATSTTYDTHTTTATDEGPQPSPAGERQTTEGRVYTVTGADWDTFTDDLAADSDIGADERIVINMGPQHPSTHGVLRLVLELEGETVTQLRSVIGYLHTGIEKNIEARTWTQGTTFVTRMDYLSPLFNETAYCLAVEKLLGIEVPERAQAARVLLMELNRVASHLVYLATGGMELGSSTAMTFGFRERETVLHLLEELTGLRMNHAFVRPGGIARDLPAGFEKKVAEFLVEMRRRLPEYDTLLTGQPIWRNRLEGVGYLPLDGCLALGVTGPVLRSAGLAWDLRKIEPYCGYDSYEFDVPTATEADCFARYRLRVQEMRESLKLVEQATDRLAGLAGQPVMVADRKIAWPAQLSVGSDGLGNSLEHVRTIMGQSMESLIHHFKLVTEGFRVPPGQVYTSIESPRGELGVHLVSDGGTRPLRAHVRDPSFVNLQAMPAMSEGGLVADVIASVASLDPVMGGVDR from the coding sequence ATGAGCCGGGACACGAGCTCCGAGCGGGACACCAGTCCCGAGGCCGAGCGGGACACCACCCGGCCCGGCACCTCCGACACCGGCGGCGCGGACACCCGGCAGGCGGCGGAGGGCACCGTGCCCGACTCCGGCGGCGGCCAGTCCCGCGCGGACGGCTCGGCCACCAGCACCACCTACGACACCCACACCACCACCGCCACCGACGAGGGTCCGCAGCCCAGCCCGGCGGGGGAGCGCCAGACCACCGAGGGCCGCGTCTACACCGTCACCGGCGCGGACTGGGACACCTTCACCGACGACCTGGCCGCCGACTCCGACATCGGCGCCGACGAGCGCATCGTCATCAACATGGGCCCCCAGCACCCGTCCACCCACGGCGTGCTGCGCCTGGTGCTGGAGCTGGAGGGCGAGACGGTCACCCAGCTGCGCTCGGTGATCGGCTACCTGCACACCGGCATCGAGAAGAACATCGAGGCCCGCACCTGGACGCAGGGCACCACCTTCGTCACCCGCATGGACTACCTGTCCCCGCTGTTCAACGAGACCGCGTACTGCCTCGCGGTGGAGAAGCTGCTGGGCATCGAGGTGCCCGAGCGGGCGCAGGCCGCACGGGTGCTGCTGATGGAGCTCAACCGCGTCGCCTCGCACCTGGTGTACCTGGCCACCGGCGGCATGGAGCTGGGCTCGTCCACCGCGATGACCTTCGGCTTCCGCGAGCGGGAGACGGTGCTGCACCTGCTGGAGGAGCTCACCGGGCTGCGGATGAACCACGCCTTCGTCCGCCCCGGCGGCATCGCCCGCGACCTGCCCGCCGGCTTCGAGAAGAAGGTGGCGGAGTTCCTGGTGGAGATGCGGCGCCGGCTGCCCGAGTACGACACCCTGCTCACCGGCCAGCCGATCTGGCGCAACCGGCTGGAAGGGGTGGGCTACCTGCCGCTGGACGGCTGCCTGGCCCTGGGCGTCACCGGGCCGGTGCTGCGCTCGGCCGGCCTGGCCTGGGACCTGCGCAAGATCGAGCCCTACTGCGGCTACGACAGCTACGAGTTCGACGTCCCCACCGCCACCGAGGCCGACTGCTTCGCCCGCTACCGGCTGCGGGTGCAGGAGATGCGGGAGAGCCTCAAGCTGGTGGAGCAGGCCACCGACCGCCTCGCCGGGCTCGCCGGCCAGCCGGTGATGGTGGCCGATCGCAAGATCGCCTGGCCCGCGCAGCTGTCGGTGGGCAGCGACGGGCTGGGCAACTCCCTGGAGCACGTCCGCACGATCATGGGCCAGTCCATGGAGTCGCTGATCCACCACTTCAAGCTGGTCACCGAGGGCTTCCGGGTGCCGCCGGGGCAGGTCTACACCTCCATCGAGTCCCCGCGCGGCGAGCTGGGCGTGCACCTGGTCTCCGACGGGGGCACCCGGCCGCTGCGCGCCCACGTGCGCGACCCCAGCTTCGTGAACCTGCAGGCCATGCCCGCGATGAGCGAGGGTGGCCTGGTCGCCGACGTCATCGCCTCGGTGGCCTCGCTCGACCCGGTGATGGGAGGAGTGGACCGATGA
- a CDS encoding NADH-quinone oxidoreductase subunit B yields MGLEEKLPNGIVLASVEKLVNWSRKSSVWPATFGLACCAIEMMTVGGSRYDLARFGMERFSATPRQADLMIVAGRVTNKMAPVLRQIYDQMPEPRWVIAMGVCASSGGMFNNYAVVQGVDHVVPVDIYLPGCPPRPEMLIDAILKLHATIMDEPLGPVRAAERLASGSSTEMVPSSVRYAKGYRASAEQPTQGQL; encoded by the coding sequence ATGGGACTTGAGGAGAAGCTGCCCAACGGGATCGTGCTGGCCAGCGTGGAGAAGCTGGTCAACTGGTCGCGCAAGAGCTCGGTGTGGCCGGCGACCTTCGGGCTGGCTTGCTGCGCCATCGAGATGATGACGGTGGGCGGCTCCCGCTACGACCTGGCCCGCTTCGGGATGGAGCGCTTCAGCGCCACCCCGCGCCAGGCCGACCTGATGATCGTGGCCGGCCGGGTCACCAACAAGATGGCCCCGGTCCTGCGCCAGATCTACGACCAGATGCCCGAGCCGCGCTGGGTGATCGCCATGGGCGTGTGTGCCTCCTCGGGCGGGATGTTCAACAACTACGCGGTGGTGCAGGGCGTGGACCACGTGGTTCCGGTGGACATCTACCTCCCGGGCTGTCCGCCGCGGCCGGAGATGCTCATCGACGCCATCCTCAAGCTGCACGCCACGATCATGGACGAGCCGCTGGGCCCCGTCCGCGCCGCCGAGCGGCTGGCCAGCGGCAGCAGCACCGAGATGGTGCCGTCCTCGGTTCGCTACGCCAAGGGCTACCGGGCCTCCGCCGAGCAGCCCACCCAGGGACAGCTGTGA
- a CDS encoding geranylgeranyl reductase family protein, whose product MPDSAALPRSTDVLVVGAGPAGSAAAAWAARAGTEVVLADAATFPRDKTCGDGLTPRAIAELDRLGLGEWVAAHGTNRGLRAAGFGQELLLPWPGGSLPSHGSAVPRTELDDRIRAVAVADGATELQGARAVDVVRDGSRVSGVCFRLADGATHEVSCRRLVVADGARSSLGRVLGRQWHQETAYGVAARSYVRSGRSDDEWISSHLELRDAEHNLLSGYGWVFPLGNGEVNLGVGTLATAKRPAAVRLRALVDLYAEARRADWELEGPVRHVASALLPMGGAVSHVAGANWALIGDAAGCVNPLNGEGIDYGLETGRLVADLLADTVDLSLAWPALLRGHYGTAFSIARRLAGLLTLPRFLPAAGPVGMRSTALMTAALRVMGNLVTDEDRDLTARAWRLAGRASVRLDARPPFPADDLRR is encoded by the coding sequence ATGCCAGATTCCGCAGCCCTTCCTCGCTCCACCGACGTGCTGGTGGTCGGCGCCGGACCCGCCGGCTCCGCCGCCGCCGCGTGGGCTGCCCGGGCCGGCACCGAGGTGGTGCTGGCCGACGCCGCCACCTTCCCGCGGGACAAGACGTGCGGGGACGGGCTCACCCCACGAGCCATCGCCGAGCTCGACCGGCTGGGGCTGGGCGAGTGGGTGGCCGCGCACGGCACCAACCGCGGGCTGCGGGCGGCCGGCTTCGGCCAGGAGCTGCTGCTGCCGTGGCCCGGCGGCTCGCTGCCCAGCCACGGCTCGGCGGTGCCCCGCACCGAGCTGGACGACCGGATCCGCGCCGTGGCGGTGGCCGACGGTGCCACCGAGCTGCAGGGCGCGCGGGCGGTGGACGTGGTGCGGGACGGGTCGCGGGTGTCGGGAGTGTGCTTCCGGCTGGCCGACGGGGCGACCCACGAGGTGTCCTGCCGGCGCCTGGTCGTCGCTGACGGCGCCCGCTCGTCGCTGGGCCGCGTGCTGGGTCGGCAGTGGCACCAGGAGACCGCCTACGGCGTGGCCGCCCGCAGCTACGTGCGCTCCGGGCGCAGCGACGACGAGTGGATCTCCTCGCACCTGGAGCTGCGCGACGCCGAGCACAACCTGCTCTCCGGCTACGGCTGGGTGTTCCCGCTGGGCAACGGCGAGGTGAACCTCGGGGTGGGCACCCTGGCCACCGCCAAGCGCCCCGCCGCCGTGCGGCTGCGGGCCCTGGTGGACCTCTACGCCGAGGCCCGGCGCGCGGACTGGGAGCTGGAGGGGCCAGTGCGCCACGTGGCGTCGGCGCTGCTGCCGATGGGCGGCGCGGTGTCCCACGTGGCCGGGGCCAACTGGGCGCTGATCGGCGACGCTGCCGGCTGCGTCAACCCGCTCAACGGCGAGGGCATCGACTACGGGCTGGAGACCGGCCGCCTGGTCGCCGACCTGCTCGCCGACACCGTCGACCTCTCCCTCGCCTGGCCGGCGCTGCTGCGCGGGCACTACGGCACCGCGTTCTCCATCGCCCGCCGGCTCGCCGGGCTGCTCACCCTGCCACGGTTCCTGCCCGCCGCCGGGCCGGTGGGCATGCGGTCCACCGCGCTGATGACCGCGGCGCTGCGGGTGATGGGCAACCTGGTGACCGACGAGGACCGCGACCTCACCGCGCGAGCGTGGCGGCTGGCCGGGCGCGCGTCGGTCCGGCTGGACGCCCGGCCGCCCTTCCCTGCCGACGACCTGCGGCGCTGA
- a CDS encoding NADH-quinone oxidoreductase subunit C produces MFGIRGSGDTSGYGGLRLPAYSPAPAQRPYGGWFDQVTDDLLAALAQRGLDQAVQQVVVDRGEITYYLRPDTVLEVCRVLRDEPALRFELCSSVSGVDYGFDGDQPVDQRLHVVYHLASMTFRHRVRLEVALDVPGSGGMSEHPHLPSVVQVYPTADWQEREVWDMFGIVFDGHPGLTRILMPDDWAGHPQRKDYPLGGIPVEYKGAEIPPPEQRRAYS; encoded by the coding sequence ATGTTCGGCATCCGTGGGTCGGGGGACACCTCCGGCTACGGCGGCCTGCGGCTGCCCGCCTACAGCCCGGCGCCGGCGCAACGGCCCTACGGGGGCTGGTTCGACCAGGTCACCGACGACCTGCTGGCGGCGCTGGCGCAGCGCGGGCTGGACCAGGCGGTGCAGCAGGTGGTGGTCGACCGCGGCGAGATCACCTACTACCTGCGCCCGGACACGGTGCTCGAGGTGTGCCGGGTGCTGCGCGACGAGCCCGCCCTGCGGTTCGAGCTGTGCTCGTCGGTGTCCGGCGTGGACTACGGGTTCGACGGGGACCAGCCGGTGGACCAGCGGCTGCACGTGGTCTACCACCTGGCGTCGATGACTTTCCGGCACCGGGTGCGCCTGGAGGTGGCCCTGGACGTGCCCGGCAGCGGGGGAATGAGCGAGCACCCGCACCTGCCCAGCGTGGTGCAGGTCTACCCCACCGCCGACTGGCAGGAGCGGGAGGTGTGGGACATGTTCGGCATCGTCTTCGACGGTCACCCCGGGCTCACCCGCATCCTCATGCCCGACGACTGGGCCGGGCACCCGCAGCGCAAGGACTACCCCCTGGGCGGGATCCCCGTGGAGTACAAGGGTGCGGAGATCCCCCCGCCCGAGCAGCGGAGGGCGTACTCATGA
- a CDS encoding cytochrome bc complex cytochrome b subunit: MTNRATTDRAHADQGESKAQRRLAAQATWTDERYHLAGGMRRQINKVFPHHWSFLLGEMALYSFIILLLSGVYLSFFFDPSMAEVTYDGVYGPLRGVEMSRAYETALNISFDVRGGLFMRQIHHWAALLFLAAMVVHLLRIFFTGAFRKPREANWVIGSLLLVLGIVEGFAGYSLPDDLLSGTGLRIAGAIMLSIPVIGTWVQWLVFDGEFPGTIIIDRFYIAHVLLIPGILLALIAAHLALVWYQKHTQFPGVGASEKNVVGVRIVPLFALSGGGWFGIVFGVLAGMGGLLQINPIWNLGPYDPSQVSAGSQPDWYMGFTDGAARVFPPWEIYLGSYTIPQPFFVALLLGVVLGLMFAYPWIERRLAHPDNLPHNLLQRPRDAPVRTALGAMAVAFYVVLLLSGANDIIALKFDMSINALIWAGRIGLLVVPPVAYWITYRYCVGLQRSDLEVLQHGVETGIIRRDTNGAFVEVHQPLGEVDRSGHPVPLEYQGAPVPKRMNKLGMAGVPVPGTLFTPDPTDEQDQVMHSERASRREEQEELSGIPEAGGGRPSEPRE, encoded by the coding sequence ATGACCAACCGCGCCACGACCGACCGCGCCCACGCTGATCAGGGCGAGTCCAAGGCCCAGCGTCGCCTGGCCGCCCAGGCCACCTGGACCGACGAGCGATACCACCTCGCCGGCGGGATGCGCCGGCAGATCAACAAGGTCTTCCCGCACCACTGGTCGTTCCTGCTCGGCGAGATGGCGCTGTACAGCTTCATCATCTTGCTGCTGAGCGGGGTGTACCTGTCGTTCTTCTTCGACCCGTCGATGGCGGAGGTCACCTACGACGGGGTGTACGGCCCGCTGCGCGGGGTGGAGATGTCGCGGGCGTACGAGACCGCGCTGAACATCTCCTTCGACGTGCGTGGCGGGTTGTTCATGCGCCAGATCCACCACTGGGCGGCGCTGCTGTTCCTGGCCGCCATGGTGGTGCACCTGCTGCGGATCTTCTTCACCGGCGCGTTCCGCAAGCCCCGCGAGGCCAACTGGGTCATCGGGTCGCTGCTGCTGGTCCTGGGCATCGTGGAGGGCTTCGCCGGCTACTCCCTGCCCGACGACCTGCTCTCCGGCACGGGCCTGCGGATCGCCGGAGCCATCATGCTGTCCATCCCGGTGATCGGCACCTGGGTGCAGTGGCTGGTCTTCGACGGCGAGTTCCCCGGCACCATCATCATCGACCGCTTCTACATCGCCCACGTGCTGCTCATCCCGGGCATCCTGCTGGCCCTCATCGCCGCGCACCTGGCACTGGTCTGGTACCAGAAGCACACGCAGTTCCCCGGGGTCGGCGCCTCGGAGAAGAACGTGGTGGGGGTGCGCATCGTGCCGCTGTTCGCGCTGAGCGGCGGTGGGTGGTTCGGCATCGTGTTCGGCGTGCTCGCCGGCATGGGCGGCCTGCTGCAGATCAACCCGATCTGGAACCTGGGGCCCTACGACCCGTCACAGGTCTCCGCCGGCTCGCAGCCCGACTGGTACATGGGCTTCACCGACGGGGCGGCGCGCGTCTTCCCGCCGTGGGAGATCTACCTGGGCAGCTACACCATTCCGCAGCCGTTCTTCGTCGCGCTGCTGCTGGGCGTGGTCCTCGGGCTGATGTTCGCCTACCCGTGGATCGAGCGCCGGCTCGCCCATCCCGACAACCTGCCGCACAACCTGCTGCAGCGACCGCGGGACGCCCCCGTCCGCACCGCGCTGGGGGCGATGGCCGTGGCCTTCTACGTGGTGCTGCTGCTGTCCGGTGCCAACGACATCATCGCGCTGAAGTTCGACATGTCCATCAACGCGCTGATCTGGGCCGGCCGCATCGGGCTGCTCGTGGTGCCGCCGGTGGCCTACTGGATCACCTACCGCTACTGCGTGGGGCTGCAGCGCTCCGACCTGGAGGTGCTGCAGCACGGGGTGGAGACCGGCATCATCCGGCGGGACACCAACGGCGCGTTCGTGGAGGTGCACCAGCCGCTCGGCGAGGTGGACCGCTCCGGGCACCCGGTTCCGCTGGAGTACCAGGGAGCGCCGGTGCCCAAGCGGATGAACAAGCTGGGCATGGCCGGCGTGCCGGTGCCGGGCACCCTGTTCACGCCGGACCCCACCGACGAGCAGGACCAGGTGATGCACTCCGAGCGGGCGTCCCGTCGCGAGGAGCAGGAGGAGCTGTCGGGCATCCCGGAGGCGGGCGGAGGGAGACCGTCCGAGCCCCGCGAGTGA
- a CDS encoding NADH-quinone oxidoreductase subunit A, which produces MLDPYIPLVVMAALAAAFALFSVAVAPFVGPRRYNRAKLDSYECGIEPSPQPVAGGGRMPVAYYLTAMLFILFDIEMVFLYPFAVSADAIGLFGVVEVVLFIGTVGIAYAYVWRRGGLDWN; this is translated from the coding sequence ATGCTCGATCCCTACATCCCGCTCGTCGTCATGGCCGCGCTGGCAGCGGCCTTCGCGCTCTTCTCGGTGGCGGTGGCACCGTTCGTCGGGCCCCGCCGCTACAACCGGGCCAAGCTCGACTCCTACGAGTGCGGCATCGAGCCCTCGCCGCAGCCGGTGGCCGGCGGCGGGCGCATGCCGGTGGCCTACTACCTCACCGCGATGCTGTTCATCCTCTTCGACATCGAGATGGTCTTCCTCTACCCGTTCGCGGTGTCCGCCGATGCCATCGGGCTCTTCGGCGTGGTGGAGGTGGTCCTGTTCATCGGCACGGTGGGCATCGCCTACGCCTACGTGTGGCGCCGCGGCGGGCTGGACTGGAACTGA
- the nuoE gene encoding NADH-quinone oxidoreductase subunit NuoE — protein sequence MSQAQRHEAGFPGARDPGTGDPGAGDPGTGETFDALTHDRAQEIIARYPQARSALLPMLHLVQSVQGWVSPDGIAFCADHLHLTPAEVRAVATFYTMYKRRPCGEHLVSVCTNTLCAVLGGDDIYQALQAELGQDGALLGHEETAGVPGAPGSITLEHAECLAACDLGPVLQVNYEYFDNQTPQTALELVRALRSGQRPDPSRGAPLTDLRDAELQLAGFFTSDPELHGPSAAPETLRGVVQAQENGWQAPALPDSAPPLPVPEKKS from the coding sequence ATGAGCCAGGCGCAGCGGCACGAGGCAGGGTTCCCCGGCGCACGGGATCCGGGTACCGGGGATCCGGGCGCAGGGGATCCGGGTACCGGGGAGACCTTCGACGCGCTCACCCACGACCGGGCGCAGGAGATCATCGCCCGCTACCCGCAGGCCCGCTCCGCGCTGCTGCCGATGCTGCACCTGGTGCAGAGCGTGCAGGGCTGGGTCAGCCCCGACGGTATCGCCTTCTGCGCCGACCACCTCCACCTCACCCCCGCCGAGGTGCGCGCGGTGGCCACCTTCTACACGATGTACAAGCGGCGCCCGTGCGGCGAGCACCTGGTGAGCGTGTGCACCAACACCTTGTGCGCGGTCCTCGGCGGCGACGACATCTACCAGGCACTGCAGGCCGAGCTGGGCCAGGACGGGGCGCTGCTGGGCCACGAGGAGACGGCCGGCGTTCCCGGTGCGCCCGGATCGATCACCCTGGAGCACGCCGAGTGCCTGGCCGCCTGCGACCTGGGCCCGGTGCTGCAGGTGAACTACGAGTACTTCGACAACCAGACGCCGCAGACCGCGCTGGAGCTGGTGCGGGCCCTGCGCAGCGGACAGCGCCCCGACCCGAGCCGGGGAGCGCCGCTGACCGACCTGCGCGACGCCGAGCTGCAGCTGGCCGGGTTCTTCACCAGCGACCCGGAGCTGCACGGACCGTCCGCCGCCCCGGAGACGCTGCGCGGCGTGGTGCAGGCCCAGGAGAACGGCTGGCAGGCCCCCGCCCTGCCGGACAGTGCTCCCCCGCTTCCCGTCCCGGAGAAGAAGTCATGA
- the nuoF gene encoding NADH-quinone oxidoreductase subunit NuoF: MTDPLTPVLTRRWSSPRSWTLQTYAELEGYTALRTALAAEPDQLIELVKASGLRGRGGAGFPTGMKWGFIPQAAPGQLSGPAAKPKYLVVNADEGEPGTCKDIPLMMTDPHSLIEGAIITSYAIRASFCAIYVRGEALHCIRRLQHAVNEARAAGYLGTDILGSGFDLEIVVHAGAGAYICGEETALLDSLEGRRGQPRLKPPFPATSGLYASPTVVNNVETIATIPFIVNGGSDWFRSMGREKSPGPKIFSLSGHVERPGQYEVPMGTTLGQLLELAGGMKDGIPLKFWTPGGSSTPLLTAEHLDVPLDFEGAVEAGTILGTTAVQVFNETVSVPWAVMKWTEFYKHESCGKCTPCREGTYWLEQVLHRMVAGRGTPEDVDTLLDVCDNILGRSFCALADGAVSPITSGIKHFRQEFLDLCAAQPGGGPSPDPQLAGALR; encoded by the coding sequence ATGACCGATCCGCTCACCCCGGTCCTCACCCGCCGCTGGTCCTCCCCGCGGTCGTGGACGCTGCAGACCTACGCCGAGCTGGAGGGCTACACCGCCCTGCGCACCGCGCTGGCCGCCGAGCCCGACCAGCTGATCGAGCTGGTCAAGGCCTCCGGGCTGCGCGGACGCGGCGGGGCGGGCTTTCCCACCGGGATGAAGTGGGGCTTCATCCCGCAGGCCGCGCCCGGCCAGCTCAGCGGGCCCGCGGCCAAGCCCAAGTACCTGGTGGTCAACGCGGACGAGGGCGAGCCCGGCACCTGCAAGGACATCCCGCTGATGATGACCGACCCGCACTCGCTGATCGAGGGCGCCATCATCACCAGCTACGCCATCCGGGCCAGCTTCTGCGCCATCTACGTGCGCGGGGAGGCGCTGCACTGCATCCGGCGGCTGCAGCACGCCGTGAACGAGGCCCGGGCCGCCGGCTACCTGGGCACCGACATCCTGGGCTCGGGCTTCGACCTGGAGATCGTGGTGCACGCCGGCGCCGGTGCCTACATCTGCGGCGAGGAGACGGCGCTGCTGGACTCGCTGGAGGGCCGTCGCGGCCAGCCCCGCCTCAAGCCGCCCTTCCCCGCCACCTCCGGGCTCTACGCCAGCCCCACCGTGGTGAACAACGTGGAGACCATCGCCACCATCCCGTTCATCGTCAACGGCGGCAGCGACTGGTTCCGCAGCATGGGCCGGGAGAAGTCGCCGGGACCCAAGATCTTCTCGCTGTCCGGGCACGTGGAGCGACCCGGCCAGTACGAGGTGCCGATGGGCACCACGCTGGGCCAGCTGCTGGAGCTGGCCGGCGGGATGAAGGACGGGATCCCGCTGAAGTTCTGGACGCCGGGCGGCTCCTCCACCCCGCTGCTCACCGCCGAGCACCTGGACGTGCCGCTGGACTTCGAGGGCGCGGTGGAGGCGGGCACCATCCTGGGCACCACCGCGGTGCAGGTGTTCAACGAGACCGTCAGCGTGCCGTGGGCGGTGATGAAGTGGACCGAGTTCTACAAGCACGAGAGCTGCGGCAAGTGCACCCCGTGCCGGGAGGGCACCTACTGGCTGGAGCAGGTGCTTCACCGGATGGTGGCCGGCCGAGGCACCCCCGAGGACGTGGACACCCTGCTGGACGTGTGCGACAACATCCTCGGCCGCAGCTTCTGCGCGCTGGCCGACGGCGCCGTCAGCCCGATCACCAGCGGCATCAAGCACTTCCGGCAGGAGTTCCTCGACCTGTGTGCCGCCCAGCCCGGCGGCGGCCCGTCCCCAGACCCGCAGCTGGCAGGAGCCCTCCGATGA
- a CDS encoding NADH-quinone oxidoreductase subunit G, with the protein MTVAQDKPAAEPPPVPEGHVRLEIDGAQVDAPKGELIIRTCERLGIIVPRFCDHPLLDPAGACRQCLVEVEMGGRPMPKPQASCTMTVADGMVVRTQHSSDVAKKAQAGIMELLLINHPLDCPVCDKGGECPLQNQAMAHGRTESRFTETKRTFPKPVPISTEVLLDRERCVLCQRCTRFSEQIAGDPFIDLLERGAHQQIGTASGHPFHSYFSGNTIQICPVGALTSASYRFRSRPFDLMSTPGVCEHCASGCAQRTDWRRGTVQRRLAGADPEVNEEWTCDKGRFGFGYLTDDQRITTPLVRGTDGVLHEASWTDALRTAAEGLLAARDSGGVGTLAGGRLTTEDAYAYAKFARLALHSNDVDFRARRHSAEEQDFLAAHVVGSTPDTGGVTYADLEHAPAVLCVALDPEEESPIVFLRLRKAVHQHQAVVAHLGSWVSPAVAKTGGRLVPAVPGGEVAALEQLDTELGQSLSADGAVLLVGERAAEVPGLLTAVLALATRTGARLAWVPRRAGERGALAAGALPTLLPGGFAVTDPAARAHCEQVWRLAPGTLPTEPGRDTSAMLAAAAAGELAGLVVGGVELGDLPDPALARRALDGAQFVVSLELRRSEATERADVVLPVAPAVHKAGSYLDWEGRERPFQTTVDGSTLLPDCRVLDTLAVEMDVDLFTQTPAAAAGELRRLGAAHHGQAPPPPHAPSRPAARPGVGQAVLATWRRLLDDAALQSNEPALAGTRRPARAVMSPATAAGLGALAGDLVALADGHGGTTLPVELAEVVDGVVWIPGGTGLRSGHGDVVSVAVAPVGEPHEGLRA; encoded by the coding sequence ATGACCGTTGCGCAGGACAAGCCCGCCGCCGAGCCACCGCCGGTGCCCGAGGGGCACGTCCGCCTGGAGATCGACGGTGCGCAGGTCGACGCGCCCAAGGGCGAGCTGATCATCCGCACCTGCGAGCGTCTCGGCATCATCGTGCCGCGCTTCTGCGACCACCCGCTGCTCGATCCCGCGGGCGCCTGCCGGCAGTGCCTGGTGGAGGTGGAGATGGGCGGGCGGCCCATGCCCAAGCCGCAGGCCTCCTGCACCATGACCGTCGCCGACGGGATGGTGGTGCGCACCCAGCACAGCTCGGACGTGGCCAAGAAGGCCCAGGCCGGGATCATGGAGCTGCTGCTGATCAACCACCCGCTGGACTGCCCGGTCTGCGACAAGGGCGGGGAGTGCCCGCTGCAGAACCAGGCCATGGCCCACGGGCGCACCGAGTCCCGCTTCACCGAGACCAAGCGCACCTTCCCCAAGCCCGTCCCCATCTCCACCGAGGTGCTGCTGGACCGGGAGCGCTGCGTGCTCTGCCAGCGCTGCACCCGCTTCTCCGAGCAGATTGCCGGCGACCCGTTCATCGACCTGCTCGAGCGCGGCGCCCACCAGCAGATCGGCACGGCCAGCGGGCACCCCTTCCACAGCTACTTCTCCGGCAACACCATCCAGATCTGCCCGGTGGGTGCGCTCACCAGCGCCTCTTACCGGTTCCGCTCGCGGCCCTTCGACCTGATGTCCACGCCCGGGGTGTGCGAGCACTGCGCGTCCGGCTGCGCCCAGCGCACCGACTGGCGCCGCGGCACGGTGCAGCGCCGCCTGGCCGGGGCCGACCCGGAGGTGAACGAGGAGTGGACCTGCGACAAGGGCCGCTTCGGCTTCGGCTACCTCACCGACGACCAGCGCATCACCACGCCGCTGGTGCGCGGCACTGACGGCGTGCTGCACGAGGCGTCCTGGACCGACGCCCTGCGCACCGCGGCCGAGGGGCTGCTGGCCGCCCGGGACTCCGGCGGGGTGGGCACCCTGGCCGGTGGTCGGCTCACCACCGAGGACGCCTACGCCTACGCCAAGTTCGCCCGCCTGGCGCTGCACAGCAACGACGTGGACTTCCGCGCGCGCCGGCACTCCGCCGAGGAGCAGGACTTCCTGGCCGCGCACGTGGTGGGCAGCACGCCGGACACCGGCGGGGTCACCTACGCCGACCTCGAGCACGCCCCCGCGGTGCTGTGCGTGGCGCTCGACCCGGAGGAGGAGTCGCCCATCGTCTTCCTGCGGCTGCGCAAGGCCGTGCACCAGCACCAGGCCGTGGTGGCGCACCTAGGCTCCTGGGTCAGCCCCGCCGTGGCCAAGACCGGCGGCCGGCTGGTGCCCGCGGTGCCGGGCGGGGAGGTGGCGGCCCTGGAGCAGCTGGACACCGAGCTGGGGCAGAGCCTGTCCGCCGACGGCGCGGTGCTGCTGGTGGGCGAGCGGGCCGCCGAGGTGCCGGGCCTGCTGACGGCCGTGCTGGCCCTGGCCACCCGCACCGGTGCGCGACTGGCCTGGGTGCCCCGGCGCGCCGGGGAGCGGGGCGCGCTGGCGGCCGGGGCGCTGCCCACCCTGCTGCCCGGCGGCTTCGCGGTGACCGACCCCGCGGCCCGGGCGCACTGCGAGCAGGTCTGGCGGCTCGCCCCGGGTACCCTGCCCACCGAGCCCGGCCGCGACACCAGCGCCATGCTGGCCGCGGCCGCTGCCGGTGAGCTGGCCGGGCTGGTGGTCGGCGGCGTGGAGCTGGGTGACCTGCCCGATCCCGCGCTGGCCCGCCGCGCCCTGGACGGTGCGCAGTTCGTGGTCAGCCTGGAGCTGCGCCGCAGCGAGGCCACCGAGCGGGCGGACGTGGTGCTGCCGGTGGCGCCGGCGGTGCACAAGGCCGGCTCCTACCTCGACTGGGAGGGCCGCGAGCGCCCCTTCCAGACCACGGTGGACGGCAGCACCCTGCTGCCGGACTGCCGGGTGCTGGACACCCTCGCCGTGGAGATGGACGTGGACCTGTTCACCCAGACCCCCGCCGCCGCCGCCGGCGAGCTGCGCCGGCTGGGCGCGGCGCACCACGGCCAGGCTCCGCCGCCACCGCACGCGCCGAGCCGACCCGCGGCCCGGCCGGGAGTGGGCCAGGCGGTGCTGGCCACCTGGCGGCGGCTGCTGGACGACGCGGCACTGCAGTCGAACGAGCCGGCGCTGGCCGGCACCCGGCGCCCGGCCCGTGCGGTGATGTCGCCCGCGACCGCGGCCGGCCTCGGCGCGCTGGCCGGTGACCTGGTGGCCCTGGCCGACGGCCACGGTGGCACCACCCTGCCGGTCGAGCTGGCGGAGGTGGTCGACGGCGTGGTGTGGATACCGGGTGGCACCGGCCTGCGCTCCGGTCACGGTGACGTGGTGTCGGTGGCGGTCGCCCCGGTCGGGGAGCCGCACGAGGGGCTGCGGGCATGA